Below is a genomic region from Ruania alba.
TTACGATGAACCGGTGAACACCGAGAACTCCCACCAGCCCTCCGCCACGCCGGACGTCGACGTCCCCGAGCAGGTCCGGGTGCGGCTGGAGAAGCGGGCGCGCATCCTGGCCGAGGGCGGGCAGGCGTACCCGGTCGAGGTGCCGGTGACGCACACCGTGGCCCAGATCCGCCAGGCCTACGACGGAACACTCGAGGCAGGTGAAGAGACGCAGGACGTCGTGGGTGTGGCTGGCCGCGTGGTCTACCAGCGCAACACAGGCAAGCTCTGCTTCGCCACGTTGCAGGATGGTGAGGGTCGCACCTTGCAGGTGATGCTCTCCCAGCGCGAGGTGGGCCCGGACTCGCTCGCCGCCTTCAAGGCCGACGTCGACCTCGGCGACCACCTGTTCGCCCATGGCCGGGTGATCGTCTCCCGAACCGGAGAACTGTCCGTCTTCGCCGACTCCTGGCAGTTGGCTGCGAAGGCCATCCGACCATTGCCGGTGCTGCACAAGGAGAGTTCGGAGGAGAACCGCGTCCGTCGTCGGCACGTGGACCTCATCGCTCGGCCAGGCGCGCGACAGATGGTGCGTACTCGTGCCGCCGTCATGCGATCCCTCCGGGAGTCCTTCTACCGGCGGGACTTCCTCGAGATCGAGACCCCGATGTTGCAGACGATGCACGGTGGCGCTGCAGCGCGCCCGTTCGTGACGCACATGAATGCGTTCGACATCGATCTCTATCTCCGGATTGCGCCGGAGCTGTTCCTCAAGCGTGCCGTGGTCGGCGGCGTCGAGCGGGTATTCGAGATCAATCGCAACTTCCGGAACGAGGGCGCAGATTCTTCGCACTCTCCGGAGTTCGCGATGCTCGAGGCGTACGAGGCCTACGGTGATTACAACACGATGGCTGCACTGACTCGGGACCTGGTCGTCACCGCCGCGGAAGAGGCTCTCGGGACGACGGTGATCACCCTTCCCGACGGCACTGAGTACGATCTCGGGGCGCCGTGGACCGATATCCAGCTCTACCCGTCACTTTCTGCCGCGTGCGGCGAAGAGATCACTCCCGAGACACCATTGCCCACGCTGCTCGCCCTGGCTGAGCGGGTGGAGATCTCCGTCGACCCGAAGACCGTCACGCACGGCAAGGTCGTTGAAGAGTTGTGGGAGCATTTCGTCGGAGATGATCTGTACGCTCCCACATTCGTGCGCGACTTCCCGATGGATACCTCACCACTGACCCGCTCGCACCGGAAGGAGCCCGGTGTGGTGGAGAAGTGGGACCTGTACGTGCGGGGATTTGAGCTGGCGACCGCATACTCGGAGTTGGTGGACCCGGTCGAGCAGCGGGAACGCTTCGAAGAGCAGGCCCGCCTCGCGGCGCGCGGGGATGATGAGGCCATGCAACTGGACGAGGAGTTCCTCCAGGCCATGGAGCACGGGATGCCGCCCCTGGGGGGTATGGGCATGGGAATCGATCGGCTCCTGATGGCGATCACCGGTCAGGGAATCCGGGAGACCATCACGTTCCCGTTGGTGAAGCCCCGCTCATGACGATCACCGCAGTCATCACCGCCATCGCACCACCGCTGGTGCTGGCCATCTTGTTCACCGTGGCCATTCGAGCGATCATCCATGCTGACCGTCGTGAACGGCAGGCGCAGGCCCGCGCAGAACAGAAGGCAGAAGGTTCTGGCGAGGATCGAGCTGAATCGTGACACATTCTCTTTGACATCCATCCGCGGGCGTGTAAATGTGTCTTCTGCACCATTTACGTCCTGTGCATTGGAAAGGTTAGGCGATCATGGCCCAGAAGGTCCGCGTTCTACTCATTGACGACATTGATGGTTCGGACGCCGAGGAGACGGTCACGTTCGGGCTCGACGGTGTGACCTATGAGATTGATCTGAACGACAAGAATGCAGCAAAGCTGCGCGACGATCTTGCGAAGTGGGTCGGAGCCGGTCGGCGTTCGGGTGGCCGTAAGACCACCGGTCGCAGGGTGGGCGGCTCGCGTTCGTCCGGTTCGGACGCGCAGAAGATTCGCGAATGGGCGAAGCAGAACGGGTACAAGGTCAGCGAGCGGGGCCGTGTCTCGGCCGAGATCCGTGAGGCCTACGCGAAGGCGCACTGACACCGACGTAGTCGATTCTCACGACGCCCCATGGCGTCAGTCGTGGCACTTCACCTCTAGGGTGGGGTGCCATGACTGTGTCGAGAACTTTCTGTATCGGGACCAAGGGAACGGGGCCGGGCCAGGGCATCTGGCGCTATCAGCACCGGCTCGGCTCGCCCTGGGGCGATCGGTCCCCGGATCTCCTGGTGGAGGCGCCGGCGTCCCACTTCCTGGCGTTCCACCCGTCCGCCGAGCGCCTCTACGCCGTTGCTGAGGGGACGGACGGGTCCGTCGCGTCCTTCGACGTGAACGCGGACTGCATGCTCCGCCCCACGGCCACGGTCGCCACCGGCGGAGCGGCACCCTGCCACCTGCTGGTGCACCCGTTCGGGCAGTGGCTCTACGCCGCCAACTACGGCAATGGGGTGCTGACTGCGATACCGCTCGACGAGGCCGGGGACGTCACCGAGGACGTACTCACCTATCACCACTCCGGATCGGGTCCGCACCCGAAACGGCAGCAGGGTTCACATGCGCATTTCACCGCCATCAGCCAGGACGGTGCGTGGCTGATCGTGACCGACCTGGGTACCGACCAGCTGCGGGCCTATCCGCTCGATCAGGGTCGTCCGATCGATGACCCCGTGCTGACCGCACTGCCGCCCGGGTGTGGACCGCGACACCTCGTCGTCTCGCCCGGATTCCTCTACGTTGCCGGTGAACTCAGTGGCGAGATCGTCACCTTGGCCTGGGACGAGCAGCAGGGCCAAGGGCAGGTCGTCGACCGGTGCGCCGCGTCCACACGCGAGGGCGATCACTTCCTCTCTCACATCGAGAGACACCATGACCACCTTGTGGTGGGTGTGCGCGGCTCGAACACGCTCTCCACTCTGAGGATCCGCAGCGATGCAACGCCTGAGCTCGTCCAGGAAGTGGCCACTGCCGCCTGGCCGCGCCACCTTGCCGTGGCTGAGGGGGCGGTGATCGTGGCCGGTGAGGGCGCCGATGTGCTCGCCGTCCACCCGCTCACCGAGGCAGGGGCGGGTGAGGTCAGTGCGGAGGTGGCTGTGCCGGGCCCGATGTGTGTGCTGCCACTGTGACCGGATGAGATGACCTGCCGCGGGGTTCGGCAGCAGCTCGTCGGTGCGGCAGACTGGAACCATGACCTACACGCTCGTACTGCTCCGCCACGGCGAGAGCGAATGGAATGCCAAGAACCTGTTCACCGGCTGGGTCGACGTGCCTCTCTCCGAGACCGGTACGGAGGAGGCCCGCCGCGGCGGACACCTGCTCACCGACGCCGGTGTCCTGCCGGACGTGCTGCACACGTCCCTGCTGCGCCGTGCGATCACGACGGCGAACCTCGCCCTGGATGCTGCGGACCGGCACTGGATCCCCGTCAAGCGTTCCTGGCGCCTGAACGAACGTCACTACGGCGCACTGCAGGGCAAGGACAAGAAGCAGATACGCGACGAGTTCGGGGAGGAGCAGTTCATGACCTGGCGGCGCTCCTACGACGTGCCGCCGCCGGAGATCGAGGCCGGTTCGGAGTACTCCCAGGACGCCGACCCGCGATACACCGGTGAGCCGACCCCGGCCACCGAGTGCCTCAAGGATGTGCTCGAGCGTGCCCTGCCCTACTGGGAGGCCGAGGTGGTACCGGACCTCAAGGAGGGCAAGGTGGTGCTGGTCGCCGCGCACGGGAACTCGCTGCGCGCCATCATCAAGCACCTGGACGGCATCGATGACGAGACCATCGCTGGGTTGAACGTGCCCACCGGGATCCCGCTGCTGTACGAGCTCGACGAGAACCTGACGCCGCTCACCAAGGGTGGGCGCTACCTCGACCCGCAGGCGGCCGAGGATGCCATCGCCGCAGTAGCCAACCAGGGTCGCTGACCCACCACCACTGACAAGGGGCGCCGAACTCGAACGAGTTCGGCGCCCCTTGTGTGCCTGCGTCAGGCCCTGTCGCGTTGCGGGGATCAGTCCGAGGTGGTGACGTCCAGGTCGCCGGTGACGAGGTAGGAGATGCGCTGGGCCACGGAGACCGCGTGATCGCCGAACCGCTCGTAGAAGCGCGCGAGCAGCGTCACGTCCACCGTCTGCGGCACCGAGCCGGTCCAGTTGTCGGCGAGCGTGGTGGTGAAGGTGCGCTGGTGCAAGGTGTCCAGCACATCGTCCTCCCGCTCGATCGCCGCGGCGAGCTCCAGGTCGTGGTTCTCCAGGAGCGCGACCACGTTCGCAGCGACACCGTTGGCCGCGGTGGCCAGCTCGGCGAACAGCTCGCGGGCCTGGTCGGGCAGCGCGTGCTCGGGATACCGCATCCGGGTCACCTGTGCGATGTGCCGCGCCAGGTCGCCCATCCGCTCGATCGAGGCGCTCATTCGTAGTCCGGAGACGATGACGCGCAGGTCGGTGGCGACCGGTTGCTGCCGGGCGAGCAGGGTCACGCACCGTTCGTCGAGCTCACGCTCGATCGTGTCGATCGCATCGTCGGCCGCGATGACCTGCTCGGCCAGCTGCAGGTCTGCCGTCTCCAGAGCCGTCGAGGCGTCTCGCACCGCTGCCTGGACCTGACGGGCCATCTGCAGCAGGCCTTCACCTACCTGGCCCAGCTCCTGCTCGAAGATCGCTCGCACCCTCGTCCGTCCTCTCATCCGTGCGCCCGGGTGGGCGCGTGCAGCCTACAGCCCACCGCACGCGGACTCCCAGAGTCTCACGTTCGAGTGAATACCTGGTGCCCGCCAGGTGAACATCGCCGCGCGCAAGACCCCGAAGTTCAGCCGGGCTCCGGCTCGCCGTCTAGTCTGGCGGCTGTGGACCAGGCGTGGCTGATCGTGGGCGTCGGCGTCCTCGGCCTGTTTGTCGGGACGAGCGCCGCGTTGGCGTTTCGCGTGTCCGAACGCAGTCAGCGGGGCGTCCCTCCTGCTGAACCGGAGAGGAACGGTGTGGACGACGACGTCGCTGCGCTGCTGGCGGCGTTGCGGTCCATCTCGGTGTTGCTCGGGCCATCGGGGGAGATCCTGCGGGCTGCGCCGGCCGCCTACAGTGATGGCCTCGTGCGTAACGGCGTCATCGCGCATGCGCCCCTGGAGGAGCTGATCGAGCAGGTGCGTGCCTCGGGGCGGGGCCGGGACAGGCAGATGATCATCCCCCGTTCCCAGGTGCCCGGATCGGACCGCCTCGCTTTCGATGTGCGGGTGGCCCCGCTCACCGGAGGTCGAGTGCTCGTGCTTGCCGAGGATCGGACGGCGGAACGTCGGGTGGAGGAGGTGCGTCGCGATTTCGTGGCGAACGTCTCCCACGAGCTGAAGACGCCAGTGGGTGCCATCGCCCTGCTCGCCGAGACCGCCGCGGACGCTGCCGATGATCCCGATGCCGTCCGCCACTTCTCGGCGGGCATGCAGCGGGAGAGCATCCGCCTCTCCGCCTTGGTGCAGGAGATCATCGAGCTGTCCCGGCTGCAGGCACCGGAGCGTGAGGTCGATTTCGTCGAGGTAGCCCTCGACGGTGTGGTCGCCGAGGCCGTGGACCGGGTTCGGGTCGAGGCCGAGGCTCGCGACGTCACCGTCGTGGTCGGCGGAGAGAAAGAGCTCCGGGTGCTGGGAGACCACGCCTTGCTCGTCACCGCCCTGCGCAACCTGCTGGACAACGCGCTGCGTTACTCACCCACGGGAACCCGGGTGAGTGTGGGCGTGCGTGAGATGGAGGGGATTGCCGAGATCGCCGTGGTGGACCAGGGCGTGGGCCTCTCCTCGGAAGACGCATCGCGCGTCTTCGAACGGTTCTACCGCGTTGACCCAGCGCGCTCTCGGGAGACCGGGGGCACCGGCCTCGGGCTCTCGATCGTCAAGCATGTCGCCGCCAACCACGGTGGTGAGGTCCGGGTGTGGTCCACCCCGGGCCGAGGTTCCACGTTCACCTTGCGGATCCCCGCGGCAGAGAATGCCCAGGATTCCACCAGCAGCCCCATCGATCGTGCGCCCGCTCCGGGTGCGGAAGGAGAGACACCGTGACCCGCATCCTGCTCGTCGAGGACGAGGACTCCTATCGTGAACCGCTCACCTATCAGCTCACCAGGGAAGGCTTCGAGGTGACGGCCGTGGCCAACGGCACGGACGCGCTGGTGGAGTTCGATCGCACGAGCATCGACCTCGTGCTGCTCGATCTCATGCTTCCGGGGTTCTCGGGCGTGGAGGTGTGCCGCGAGCTGCGTCAGCGCAGCAGCGTGCCGGTGATCATGCTCACCGCGAAGGACGGCGAGATCGACAAGGTGGTCGGGCTGGAGATCGGTGCGGACGACTACGTGACCAAGCCGTACTCGTTCCGTGAGCTGCTCGCACGGATCCGCGCCGTGCTCCGCCGCGGCGGTGACGGCGGCAGTGAGGTGGACGAGCCCGCCGTGCTCAGCGTGGGGCGAATCCGGATGGACACCGACCGGCACGTGGTGACCGTGGACGGGGACGAAGTGGCGCTCCCGCTGCGCGAGTTCGAGCTGCTGGAGCTGTTCCTGCGGAACCCGGACCGGGTGCTCACCCGCGGGCAGCTCATCGATCGCGTCTGGGGTGCCGACTATGTCGGCGACACCAAGACACTGGACGTCCACGTGAAGCGGATCCGGGCCAAGGTGGAGAAAGATCCGGTACAGCCACAGGTGCTGGTCACCGTGCGCGGGCTCGGCTACAAGCTCGTCACCGAGGGGTGACGGCGCGGGCTGAGCGCGGGCCAGTGCTCAGCCCGCACTGAGCGCCCCTCAGGCAGTCTCGTCCGCGCTGTTCTCAGCCGGCAGGTACTCGTCGTAGGGCGGGATGTCGCCGTTCAGTACCGGGACGTCGAGCGTCAGCGACCCGGCCTCCGGCGCAGAGACCTGCACGGCCAGCACGGCTCCCGGAGGAACCGGAACCGTGGGCAGCGTGACATCCTCATGCTCGGGGCTGAGCAGGAGCGTGGTGCCGGCCTCCACCGAGAGCGGGACCCCGCCGCTGACCCCGTCCACCGTGAGGGTCACCTCAGTGTCCTCGGAACCGCGGTTGACCACCGCGCCGAGCAGAGTGCCCGCGGCGCCTTCGGAACTGCTGAGCACCATGATGTTCTCCACCCGGATCGACTCGCCCAGGTCGCCGCGCACACCGTCACTGGCGGCGTAGGTCTGCATCGTGGTGATCGGGCTGCACGCGCCGAGGCCCAGGGCGGTGGTGGCGGCCACGGCCAGGACAGCTGCGAGACGACGGGGGCTGCGAGCCACGAGGTTCTCCTTGAAGGTCATGCGTGTGGACGATCCCACCTTAATGCCTGCGGCTCCGTGAGGTTGTCCGCGCCTGCCATTCACACCTTCTCCATATCGCTCGACCTGGGCCCGGGCGCCCTCCCCGCCCAAACGGCACATTGAGGCGGCAAATCGCCCGTGTGTGCGTGGTAAACTTGACTCTTGCGAAAGGGGAGTGCCACCACATGACCTTCACAGTCGGCGAGACAGTCGTCTACCCGCACCACGGAGCGGCTCTCATCGAAGAGATCTCCAAGCGAATCATCCGGGGGGAGGAGAAGCTCTACCTGCGGCTCAAGGTTGCCCAGGGCGACCTGACGATCGAGGTCCCTGCGGAGAACGTCGATCTCGTCGGCGTCCGTGACGTCGTCGGCAAGGAAGGCCTGGAGAAGGTGTTCGAGGTGCTGCGCGCCCCCTACACCGAGGAACCGACCAACTGGTCCCGCCGCTACAAGGCGAACGTCGAGAAGATCGCGTCCGGTGACGTCATCAAGGTGGCCGAGGTCGTCCGCGACCTCTCCCGCCGTGATGCTGACCGGGGCCTGTCCGCCGGTGAGAAGCGGATGCTCGCTCGTGCTCGTCAGATCCTCGTCTCCGAGCTCGCTCTTGCCGAGCACACGGAGGAGGAGAAGGCCGAGGCCATGCTCGACGAGGTCCTCGCCTCCTGACCGGCCACACCCCCCGTGTCGCCGCCGTGCTGACGGCGGCCGGGTCCGGAACGAGGTTCGGCTCTGCCGTGCCCAAGGCCCTGGTGCCGTTGGCCGGACGGCCGCTGGTGGCCATCGCGGCCGAGCGGCTCGCGGCCAGCGGGCAGGTGTCCGAGATCGTGGTGACCGCACCGGCCGGGTATCTGGACGAGATCCACGCGGCGGTGCTGTCCGGCGCAGATCTTGGTCCTGGGGTGCGTGTGCACGTCGTGGCCGGTGGCATCTCCCGGCAGGCGTCCGTGGCCGCCGGGTTGGCGTCCCTGACCTCGACGGCGCAGGTGGTGCTGGTCCATGACGCTGCCCGTCCGCTCGTCTCGCCGACCTTGGTGCAGCGCCTGGTCGCCACGGTCGTCGCCGGTCATGATGCAGTGATCCCCGCCGTCCCGGTGATCGACACGATCAAAGAGGTCGACGACGGCGACCCGCCCGTGGCGGTCCGCACGGTGGATCGGGCGGCGCTGCGTGCGGTGCAGACACCGCAGGCCTTCCGGGCCGATGTGCTGCGCCGTGCGCACGAGGCCGGTGCCGCCCGTGCGGCGGACGAGGCCACCGCGGTGAGTGATGACGCCGGGTTGGTGGAGGCCCTCGGACTGCCGGTGCACGTCATCGCTGGGGAGCAAGCCGCGATGAAGGTGACGACCCTGCACGATCTGGCCATCGCCGAGCTG
It encodes:
- the lysS gene encoding lysine--tRNA ligase, producing MNTENSHQPSATPDVDVPEQVRVRLEKRARILAEGGQAYPVEVPVTHTVAQIRQAYDGTLEAGEETQDVVGVAGRVVYQRNTGKLCFATLQDGEGRTLQVMLSQREVGPDSLAAFKADVDLGDHLFAHGRVIVSRTGELSVFADSWQLAAKAIRPLPVLHKESSEENRVRRRHVDLIARPGARQMVRTRAAVMRSLRESFYRRDFLEIETPMLQTMHGGAAARPFVTHMNAFDIDLYLRIAPELFLKRAVVGGVERVFEINRNFRNEGADSSHSPEFAMLEAYEAYGDYNTMAALTRDLVVTAAEEALGTTVITLPDGTEYDLGAPWTDIQLYPSLSAACGEEITPETPLPTLLALAERVEISVDPKTVTHGKVVEELWEHFVGDDLYAPTFVRDFPMDTSPLTRSHRKEPGVVEKWDLYVRGFELATAYSELVDPVEQRERFEEQARLAARGDDEAMQLDEEFLQAMEHGMPPLGGMGMGIDRLLMAITGQGIRETITFPLVKPRS
- a CDS encoding CarD family transcriptional regulator; protein product: MTFTVGETVVYPHHGAALIEEISKRIIRGEEKLYLRLKVAQGDLTIEVPAENVDLVGVRDVVGKEGLEKVFEVLRAPYTEEPTNWSRRYKANVEKIASGDVIKVAEVVRDLSRRDADRGLSAGEKRMLARARQILVSELALAEHTEEEKAEAMLDEVLAS
- a CDS encoding lactonase family protein gives rise to the protein MTVSRTFCIGTKGTGPGQGIWRYQHRLGSPWGDRSPDLLVEAPASHFLAFHPSAERLYAVAEGTDGSVASFDVNADCMLRPTATVATGGAAPCHLLVHPFGQWLYAANYGNGVLTAIPLDEAGDVTEDVLTYHHSGSGPHPKRQQGSHAHFTAISQDGAWLIVTDLGTDQLRAYPLDQGRPIDDPVLTALPPGCGPRHLVVSPGFLYVAGELSGEIVTLAWDEQQGQGQVVDRCAASTREGDHFLSHIERHHDHLVVGVRGSNTLSTLRIRSDATPELVQEVATAAWPRHLAVAEGAVIVAGEGADVLAVHPLTEAGAGEVSAEVAVPGPMCVLPL
- a CDS encoding phosphoglyceromutase, yielding MTYTLVLLRHGESEWNAKNLFTGWVDVPLSETGTEEARRGGHLLTDAGVLPDVLHTSLLRRAITTANLALDAADRHWIPVKRSWRLNERHYGALQGKDKKQIRDEFGEEQFMTWRRSYDVPPPEIEAGSEYSQDADPRYTGEPTPATECLKDVLERALPYWEAEVVPDLKEGKVVLVAAHGNSLRAIIKHLDGIDDETIAGLNVPTGIPLLYELDENLTPLTKGGRYLDPQAAEDAIAAVANQGR
- a CDS encoding sensor histidine kinase; this encodes MDQAWLIVGVGVLGLFVGTSAALAFRVSERSQRGVPPAEPERNGVDDDVAALLAALRSISVLLGPSGEILRAAPAAYSDGLVRNGVIAHAPLEELIEQVRASGRGRDRQMIIPRSQVPGSDRLAFDVRVAPLTGGRVLVLAEDRTAERRVEEVRRDFVANVSHELKTPVGAIALLAETAADAADDPDAVRHFSAGMQRESIRLSALVQEIIELSRLQAPEREVDFVEVALDGVVAEAVDRVRVEAEARDVTVVVGGEKELRVLGDHALLVTALRNLLDNALRYSPTGTRVSVGVREMEGIAEIAVVDQGVGLSSEDASRVFERFYRVDPARSRETGGTGLGLSIVKHVAANHGGEVRVWSTPGRGSTFTLRIPAAENAQDSTSSPIDRAPAPGAEGETP
- a CDS encoding response regulator transcription factor — its product is MTRILLVEDEDSYREPLTYQLTREGFEVTAVANGTDALVEFDRTSIDLVLLDLMLPGFSGVEVCRELRQRSSVPVIMLTAKDGEIDKVVGLEIGADDYVTKPYSFRELLARIRAVLRRGGDGGSEVDEPAVLSVGRIRMDTDRHVVTVDGDEVALPLREFELLELFLRNPDRVLTRGQLIDRVWGADYVGDTKTLDVHVKRIRAKVEKDPVQPQVLVTVRGLGYKLVTEG
- the phoU gene encoding phosphate signaling complex protein PhoU, whose protein sequence is MRAIFEQELGQVGEGLLQMARQVQAAVRDASTALETADLQLAEQVIAADDAIDTIERELDERCVTLLARQQPVATDLRVIVSGLRMSASIERMGDLARHIAQVTRMRYPEHALPDQARELFAELATAANGVAANVVALLENHDLELAAAIEREDDVLDTLHQRTFTTTLADNWTGSVPQTVDVTLLARFYERFGDHAVSVAQRISYLVTGDLDVTTSD
- the ispD gene encoding 2-C-methyl-D-erythritol 4-phosphate cytidylyltransferase; translation: MPKALVPLAGRPLVAIAAERLAASGQVSEIVVTAPAGYLDEIHAAVLSGADLGPGVRVHVVAGGISRQASVAAGLASLTSTAQVVLVHDAARPLVSPTLVQRLVATVVAGHDAVIPAVPVIDTIKEVDDGDPPVAVRTVDRAALRAVQTPQAFRADVLRRAHEAGAARAADEATAVSDDAGLVEALGLPVHVIAGEQAAMKVTTLHDLAIAELYLREGA
- a CDS encoding histone-like nucleoid-structuring protein Lsr2 — encoded protein: MAQKVRVLLIDDIDGSDAEETVTFGLDGVTYEIDLNDKNAAKLRDDLAKWVGAGRRSGGRKTTGRRVGGSRSSGSDAQKIREWAKQNGYKVSERGRVSAEIREAYAKAH